A region from the Hydra vulgaris chromosome 08, alternate assembly HydraT2T_AEP genome encodes:
- the LOC124817817 gene encoding uncharacterized protein LOC124817817, giving the protein MKIMFEKVTICIYPQVKDLGLMKKETTDILSVEIFHNNLIELECCGFYYYNLTLEESQNVLKDKKPGSYIIRDSSDKSFYYVLSLISGKKKVINFRIYFHDGKFLFDGALLRSTSVIGLVTLFQKNYSKYSLYKPILKHVPSLLHSSRLVVNQSLQDKSKLPVYIQRILSSYPYEI; this is encoded by the coding sequence ATGAAAATAATGTTTGAAAAAGTCACGATTTGTATTTATCCACAAGTTAaagatttgggtttaatgaaaaaagaaacgaCTGATATTCTCTCAGTTGAAATCTTTCATAACAACTTGATTGAACTAGAATGCTgtggtttttattattacaaccTAACATTAGAAGAATCACAAAAtgtattaaaagataaaaagccTGGAAGTTATATTATAAGAGATAGCAGTGATAAATCATTTTACTATGTACTCTCTTTaatttcaggaaaaaaaaaagttataaattttcgCATTTACTTTCACGatggaaaatttttatttgatggagCATTGCTGCGTTCTACATCAGTAATCGGTTTAGtaactttatttcaaaagaaCTActcaaaatattcattatataaaccaattttaaagCATGTTCCCTCGTTACTACATTCTTCAAGATTGGTAGTAAATCAGAGTTTACAAGATAAATCAAAGTTGCCAGTCTATATTCAAAGAATTTTGAGCTCATATCcttatgaaatttaa